From one Phocaeicola salanitronis DSM 18170 genomic stretch:
- a CDS encoding SusC/RagA family TonB-linked outer membrane protein → MNKHARKAALAAGMCLSLIGISTSQALAAPAEFYASQQVKKVSGVIIDASGIPVIGANVLEKGTTNGVITDLDGNFTLNVKPGATLVITYIGYVSQEIEIGNQTTFKITLKEDSEMLDEVVVVGYGTMKKSDLSGASVSMDEDAIKGSVITNLDQSLQGRAAGVAAVSTSGAPGSASSIRVRGQATINSNAEPLYVIDGVIVQGGGQSGSDFGLGDALGNGSVSTISPLSTINPQDIVSMEILKDASATAIYGAQGANGVILITTKRGKTGEAKFTYDGMVAVQRQTKRLDIMNLREFADFYNDFVDVGELDFSNIYGDPSLLGVGTNWQDAIFRTALQHQHQVSAQGGSEKVKYYVSGSYMDQDGTLIGSSFNRYSFRTNLDAELKPWLKIGLNATYSSTKDDLKLADSEQGIINYSLTTPPDIPIYDIDGNYSSVIREGYTSPNPIALALMDQILLYRQKLTGSIFADVTLMKNLTWHAEFGYDISYSKGERYEPRVDLGNWKRDSNMSSIQKNNSTFWQLKNYVTYTGQIDKHGFTAMVGQEMWASNYDNTSIQNTNLASDAVHNPALGAGTPSINSGFGSSSMASFFTRLTYNYDDRYLGTYTYRYDGSSNFGPENRWAGFHAVAASWRFSNENFFEPIRNVINNGKLRLGWGQTGNSNIGGYRWGASISRMPTGLGLGYRQSNIANPGVKWETQEQVNVGLDLGFFNDRIGLTVDWYKKVSKDMLMSLQLPSYMGTSGNASSVLAAPMGNYGDIENSGWEITLNTHPLIGEFQWDSDFQISFNKNKLRALDGTANAQIVGYGQWSDVVSVSEVGESLYNFYGYVCDGVYEDLRDLQTSPKPAHYPANGVFNRTNTVWVGDIKYKDLNGDGIIDENDRTNIGSPLPKFTFGWNNTFRYKNFDLTIFLNGSYGNKVYNYMAMKLTHMNSPWQNQLNAVNDRAQIVPIDPNKDYSQGVNVNGVTVWNWYDDVTNVKVANTGTKTPRASIQDPNDNDRISDRYIEDGSYIRLKNITLGYTFPSKLINKWGLDNLRIYANIQNLLTITGYDGYDPEIGASTASPNVYGLDNGRYPSPTVYSFGLNISF, encoded by the coding sequence ATGAACAAGCATGCAAGAAAAGCCGCACTCGCGGCAGGGATGTGCTTATCCTTGATAGGCATAAGCACTTCGCAAGCATTGGCAGCTCCGGCAGAATTCTACGCCTCGCAACAGGTTAAGAAAGTGTCGGGTGTCATCATTGATGCAAGCGGGATTCCCGTCATTGGCGCGAACGTACTTGAAAAAGGCACCACAAATGGTGTCATCACTGACTTGGACGGCAACTTCACCCTCAACGTGAAGCCGGGAGCTACACTGGTTATTACCTATATCGGATATGTATCCCAAGAAATCGAAATAGGAAACCAGACAACCTTTAAGATAACCTTGAAAGAAGATTCCGAGATGTTGGATGAAGTAGTAGTCGTAGGTTACGGTACGATGAAGAAGAGCGACCTTTCGGGAGCTTCCGTATCGATGGATGAAGACGCCATCAAAGGCTCTGTCATCACCAACCTCGACCAGTCGCTCCAAGGACGTGCGGCAGGTGTGGCTGCGGTCAGCACTTCTGGTGCGCCGGGATCGGCTTCTTCTATCCGTGTGCGTGGTCAAGCTACCATCAACTCAAACGCTGAACCATTGTATGTAATCGATGGTGTCATTGTACAAGGTGGCGGACAAAGCGGTTCCGACTTCGGACTGGGAGACGCACTGGGCAACGGTTCCGTATCAACCATCTCCCCACTTTCTACCATCAACCCGCAAGATATCGTATCGATGGAAATCTTGAAAGACGCTTCCGCTACCGCCATCTATGGTGCGCAAGGCGCGAACGGCGTTATCTTGATTACCACCAAACGTGGTAAAACAGGCGAGGCGAAATTTACGTATGACGGCATGGTAGCCGTACAACGCCAGACCAAACGTCTTGATATCATGAACCTACGTGAATTTGCCGACTTCTACAACGATTTCGTAGACGTAGGCGAACTGGACTTCAGCAACATTTATGGTGACCCGTCACTCTTAGGCGTAGGAACAAACTGGCAAGACGCCATCTTCCGCACAGCTTTGCAACACCAACACCAAGTATCAGCACAAGGAGGTAGTGAAAAAGTGAAATACTACGTTTCAGGGTCGTATATGGATCAAGACGGTACGTTGATAGGCTCCAGCTTCAACCGTTATTCGTTCCGTACCAACTTGGATGCCGAACTGAAACCGTGGTTGAAAATCGGCTTGAACGCCACGTATTCATCGACCAAAGACGACTTGAAGTTGGCAGACAGCGAGCAAGGTATCATCAACTACTCACTGACCACCCCGCCCGATATCCCTATTTATGATATCGACGGCAATTACTCATCGGTCATCCGGGAAGGTTATACAAGTCCTAACCCTATCGCCTTGGCATTAATGGATCAAATCTTACTCTACCGTCAGAAACTGACAGGAAGTATCTTCGCAGATGTGACGCTGATGAAAAACCTGACTTGGCATGCCGAATTCGGTTATGATATCAGTTACAGTAAAGGTGAACGCTACGAACCGCGAGTAGACTTAGGCAACTGGAAACGAGATAGTAACATGAGTTCCATTCAAAAGAATAACAGTACCTTCTGGCAACTGAAAAACTACGTGACTTACACAGGACAGATAGACAAGCACGGATTTACGGCAATGGTGGGACAAGAAATGTGGGCTTCGAACTACGACAACACATCGATACAGAATACCAACTTGGCGTCGGACGCTGTACATAATCCGGCTTTAGGTGCAGGTACTCCCTCTATCAACTCCGGATTTGGAAGCTCTTCGATGGCTTCATTCTTTACCCGTCTGACCTATAATTACGATGACCGCTACTTGGGAACTTATACTTACCGTTACGATGGTTCATCTAACTTCGGACCGGAAAACCGTTGGGCAGGATTCCATGCTGTAGCTGCTTCTTGGCGTTTCTCTAACGAAAATTTCTTCGAACCTATCCGCAACGTCATCAACAACGGTAAGCTGCGCCTCGGCTGGGGACAAACCGGTAATTCAAATATCGGCGGATACCGTTGGGGAGCATCCATCTCGCGTATGCCGACCGGACTGGGATTGGGATACCGTCAGTCGAACATCGCCAATCCAGGCGTGAAATGGGAAACACAGGAACAAGTGAACGTGGGACTTGACTTAGGGTTCTTCAACGACCGTATCGGACTGACCGTAGACTGGTATAAGAAAGTATCAAAAGATATGTTGATGTCACTTCAATTGCCCTCCTACATGGGAACATCGGGGAACGCTTCATCTGTGCTTGCAGCTCCTATGGGTAATTACGGCGATATTGAGAATAGCGGTTGGGAAATCACCCTGAACACACACCCGCTCATCGGCGAATTCCAATGGGATTCCGATTTCCAGATTTCGTTCAACAAGAACAAACTCCGCGCCTTGGACGGCACCGCCAACGCTCAAATCGTAGGTTACGGACAATGGAGTGACGTAGTAAGTGTATCCGAAGTAGGCGAATCACTCTATAACTTCTACGGCTATGTATGCGACGGCGTGTACGAAGACTTGCGCGACCTGCAGACCTCGCCAAAGCCTGCACACTATCCTGCCAATGGCGTGTTCAACCGCACCAATACCGTATGGGTAGGCGATATTAAGTATAAGGATTTGAACGGCGATGGAATCATTGACGAAAACGACCGCACCAACATCGGTTCTCCACTGCCCAAGTTTACATTTGGTTGGAACAACACGTTCCGTTACAAGAACTTCGACCTGACTATCTTCTTGAATGGTTCGTATGGCAACAAAGTATATAATTACATGGCCATGAAACTGACCCACATGAACTCACCGTGGCAAAATCAGTTGAACGCCGTAAACGATCGTGCCCAAATTGTTCCGATTGACCCGAACAAAGACTATTCGCAAGGAGTGAACGTAAACGGTGTAACCGTATGGAACTGGTACGATGATGTAACAAACGTGAAAGTGGCAAACACAGGCACAAAAACGCCGCGTGCCTCTATCCAAGACCCGAACGACAACGACCGTATCAGCGACCGTTACATTGAAGACGGCTCATACATCCGTCTGAAGAACATCACATTGGGATATACTTTCCCCAGCAAACTCATTAACAAATGGGGATTGGATAACTTGCGTATCTACGCCAACATCCAAAACTTGCTGACCATTACCGGCTACGATGGTTACGACCCTGAAATCGGTGCCAGCACAGCCAGTCCGAATGTATATGGTCTGGATAACGGACGTTACCCATCACCAACGGTTTACTCATTTGGATTGAACATTTCTTTCTAA
- a CDS encoding RagB/SusD family nutrient uptake outer membrane protein produces MKLNTFKHIALATLFGLGLSSCEDFLDRPAEDTYNVDNFYANDDQCIQGVNPLYNSPWFDFSRGFFKVAEVLSGNYYWGSSPYLTFTVNGTDEDLINMSYSLWSVNAYANTIRERLATANASPETINTCIGECLTWKAMAYFYLVRIFGAVPIVHSNSADIAAGNYNEKYKVQIPDVYEYIIMTLEKAIELLPATNSEGRIDQYTAKGLLAKVYLTKSGYGMSGSRNEDDLRQAAAYAKDVIDNSGRHLLSNYSDIFRLANNTNEECLLSWHWSPSTEVWTCQNQMQSDLAIVGFDEFGDCWGGYNGPSVDLQDAFGENALSPTRYNGDARRKATMMMCGDVYEYFWQDKGGFNYIDFCFGYDGGPKQYQSATGANEVKHLYGNANDHLSALGVSASSQHSGLSTHLLRLADIYLIYAEAMIGNAGSTTDASAIDAFYQVRHRSVNTYERPSSITWEDVWKERRLELACEGDRWYDFVRLSYYDTQRAINELTNQRRDVYYGLDDLYEEYYNTGSFTVNPDEHRYNPDAVKPNVTASTFTLPFPTEDVVFNPHLMEDPIHIDVRSEFSY; encoded by the coding sequence ATGAAACTGAATACTTTCAAACATATAGCATTGGCAACTCTTTTCGGACTGGGATTGTCTTCCTGCGAAGATTTTCTGGATCGCCCGGCTGAAGATACCTATAACGTAGACAACTTCTACGCCAACGACGACCAGTGCATTCAGGGCGTAAATCCGCTCTACAATTCACCGTGGTTCGATTTCTCCCGCGGTTTCTTCAAAGTAGCCGAAGTGCTTTCGGGCAACTACTACTGGGGTTCATCACCCTACCTTACTTTTACAGTAAACGGTACGGATGAAGACCTAATCAATATGTCATACTCGTTGTGGTCGGTTAATGCGTATGCCAACACCATCCGCGAACGGCTCGCTACAGCCAACGCTTCGCCCGAAACTATTAACACTTGTATCGGCGAATGCTTAACATGGAAAGCAATGGCATACTTCTATCTGGTACGCATCTTCGGTGCCGTGCCTATCGTACACAGCAACTCTGCCGACATTGCCGCCGGAAATTACAACGAGAAATACAAAGTCCAGATTCCGGATGTGTACGAATACATCATTATGACATTGGAAAAAGCCATCGAATTGCTTCCGGCTACCAATTCAGAAGGACGTATTGACCAATACACCGCAAAAGGATTATTGGCAAAAGTATACCTTACAAAATCAGGGTACGGTATGAGCGGTTCACGCAACGAAGACGACTTGCGCCAAGCAGCAGCTTACGCTAAAGACGTCATCGACAACTCAGGAAGACATTTGCTAAGTAATTACTCTGACATCTTCCGTTTGGCAAACAACACCAACGAAGAATGTCTGTTATCTTGGCACTGGTCTCCTTCTACAGAAGTCTGGACCTGCCAAAACCAAATGCAGTCCGACCTTGCCATCGTTGGATTCGATGAATTCGGTGACTGCTGGGGAGGTTATAATGGACCGTCGGTAGACCTGCAAGACGCTTTCGGAGAAAATGCCCTCAGCCCAACCCGGTACAACGGAGACGCACGCCGTAAAGCTACCATGATGATGTGTGGGGACGTATATGAATACTTTTGGCAAGACAAAGGCGGATTCAACTACATCGACTTCTGCTTCGGTTATGACGGAGGTCCGAAACAATACCAAAGCGCAACAGGAGCCAACGAAGTGAAACATCTGTATGGAAACGCTAACGACCATCTATCAGCCCTTGGCGTATCGGCATCTTCACAACACAGCGGATTGAGCACTCACCTGCTCCGCTTGGCTGACATTTACCTGATTTATGCCGAAGCCATGATAGGCAATGCAGGTTCTACAACTGATGCTTCTGCCATTGATGCTTTCTATCAAGTACGCCACCGCTCGGTAAACACGTATGAACGTCCGTCATCCATCACATGGGAAGATGTATGGAAAGAACGCCGCTTGGAACTGGCTTGCGAAGGAGACCGTTGGTATGACTTTGTACGTCTCTCGTATTACGACACACAACGTGCCATCAACGAACTGACTAACCAACGCCGTGACGTGTATTACGGATTGGATGATTTGTACGAAGAGTATTACAATACAGGCTCGTTCACCGTCAATCCGGATGAACACCGCTATAATCCGGACGCAGTAAAACCGAATGTTACCGCATCGACCTTCACACTGCCGTTCCCGACCGAAGACGTGGTATTCAACCCTCATTTGATGGAAGATCCTATTCATATAGACGTTCGTAGCGAATTCAGTTATTAA